Proteins found in one Planococcus citri chromosome 2, ihPlaCitr1.1, whole genome shotgun sequence genomic segment:
- the LOC135837931 gene encoding uncharacterized protein LOC135837931, with the protein MDPKPTELRSLAAKSSCIQLLYDWASCETSAVDIWKKEEDYGTCPDHEWIIWQLNEMQLPGSPVIPNLVLDQIEYHMTSILQQVTDWICHHHRKNFFHDEPASPLKEYLLKLIWKPDRSIDYAATAKNVLAGSNFNPMEKYRFACTYCFSEDVQNLKDMAEVTIDLSFEAEPLLVYWSEYLANQLDTITLPANDSIDEIMFTKALNEYDLWQPIKYFFEKSNSGARLLQCKNVLVHKDGKYQQELLAVLNECEKSSVYQANLKEIIKNYLKVKNVEGIRRIYAELKGKLCFKDFALIIEELVQLSGNTGHRINELTRLLMEIWNDASDQYKRRVVSTGLRTILGNIWSWSWSHSVEADVDDIDNPLAFIRALAEVYEPRNFLKANFGWLVLWQSFTSMVKLLDKYPFLFSAEDLEDLKKDTRQSVDRMRFVCSANLRSGDFDEISSFVSFCYSDDNASRIAYLKSLLVDCMDDLSYGLWRVDWRIVYEFVKNVFRDTDDGFASSYTTKLMQHVLEKNMIFVMEMMCQEGANSVDILKCIEAFVPHQDDLSRAKETCIDSLFDYLHNSYHPIFKETRVDEMLVWCYGSETGVAQFKEEIDVSRCFIKQFDSCVEGDSFKATDSMEEFLHWCYPLDDERKAFKLKMIYSYGEDYSYRIGISLKKRKYRRRMLNWFFENDAYKIKEFITKIYV; encoded by the coding sequence ATGGACCCTAAACCGACGGAATTACGTTCACTGGCCGCGAAATCTTCATGTATACAATTGCTGTACGATTGGGCCAGCTGTGAAACATCAGCAGTCGATATTTGGAAAAAGGAAGAAGACTACGGTACATGCCCAGATCACGAATGGATCATTTGGCAACTGAACGAAATGCAGCTACCCGGCAGTCCAGTGATCCCGAATTTGGTTCTCGACCAAATCGAATACCATATGACGTCGATTTTGCAACAGGTTACTGACTGGATCTGTCACCATCATCGTAAAAATTTCTTCCACGATGAACCAGCATCTCCGTTGAAAGAATACCTGCTTAAATTGATTTGGAAACCGGATCGATCCATCGACTACGCAGCTACTGCCAAAAACGTGTTGGCTGGCTCGAATTTTAACCCTATGGAGAAGTACAGATTCGCTTGTACGTATTGTTTTTCGGAGGATGTGCAGAATTTGAAAGATATGGCTGAGGTAACGATAGATTTGAGTTTCGAAGCAGAGCCTTTGCTGGTTTATTGGAGTGAATACTTGGCCAATCAGTTGGATACGATAACTTTACCGGCGAACGATTCAATCGACGAGATCATGTTTACTAAAGCTCTAAATGAATATGATCTTTGGCAGCCCATAAagtactttttcgaaaaatcgaacTCCGGCGCTAGATTATTGCAGTGTAAGAACGTTTTGGTGCACAAAGATGGAAAATATCAACAAGAACTACTGGCTGTACTGAATGAATGCGAAAAAAGTTCAGTGTACCAGGCTAATCTGaaagaaatcattaaaaattacttaaaggtgaaaaatgtcgaaggTATTCGACGTATTTACGCCGAATTGAAAGGCAAATTGTGTTTCAAGGATTTCGCTCTAATTATCGAAGAATTGGTCCAGTTGTCGGGGAATACTGGTCACCGTATCAATGAATTGACGCGATTACTAATGGAAATTTGGAACGATGCCAGCGACCAGTATAAACGCCGGGTAGTATCAACTGGCTTGCGAACCATTCTCGGCAACATatggagctggagctggagtcaTTCGGTCGAAGCAGACGTAGACGATATCGACAATCCTTTGGCGTTTATTCGTGCATTGGCTGAAGTGTACGAACCGCGAAATTTCCTCAAGGCGAATTTTGGGTGGCTGGTACTCTGGCAATCGTTTACTTCTATGGTCAAACTACTCGACAAATACCCGTTTCTATTCAGTGCCGAAGATCTTGAGGACTTGAAGAAGGATACTCGACAATCGGTCGATAGAATGAGATTCGTTTGTTCGGCAAATTTGAGGAGTggcgattttgatgaaattagcAGTTTTGTATCGTTTTGTTACTCGGATGATAACGCGAGCAGAATCGCGTATCTGAAAAGCTTATTGGTAGATTGTATGGACGATCTTAGTTATGGGTTGTGGCGCGTCGATTGGAGAATAGTTTACGAATTCGTCAAGAACGTGTTTCGCGACACCGACGACGGATTCGCGTCTTCCTACACTACCAAACTGATGCAACACGTTTTAgagaaaaatatgatatttgTGATGGAAATGATGTGTCAAGAAGGAGCAAACAGCGTCGACATCTTAAAATGTATCGAAGCTTTCGTGCCACACCAAGACGATTTATCTCGTGCAAAGGAGACCTGCATCGACTCACTTTTCGATTATCTTCATAATAGTTATCATCCCATTTTTAAGGAGACTCGGGTCGATGAAATGCTGGTTTGGTGCTACGGAAGTGAGACAGGTGTTGCTCAATTTAAAGAGGAAATCGACGTTTCGAGATGTTTCATTAAGCAGTTCGATAGCTGCGTCGAAGGAGACAGTTTCAAAGCGACTGATTCTATGGAGGAATTTTTGCACTGGTGTTATCCCCTCGATGATGAAAGGAaagcttttaaattgaaaatgatttactCGTACGGTGAAGATTACTCGTATAGGATTGGGATATCGCTAAAAAAGAGAAAGTATCGTCGACGTATgttgaattggttttttgaaaacgacGCCTATAAAATAAAGGAGTTTATCACTAAAATATACGTGTAG